From Amphritea atlantica, a single genomic window includes:
- a CDS encoding carboxylate/amino acid/amine transporter: MPILVAVTILWAFSFSLIGVYLAGQVDAWFSVLMRVALATLIFLPFLKLRQIEPKTALQLMVCGAFQLGIMYGFYYQSFLYLSVPEVLLFTVMTPIYITLLNDLLDHRLNIGFIISALLAVIGAITIRYQGVDEGYLKGLFIVQGANVCFAAGQVVYKRIIAKERTDLPQRTVFGWFFIGALAVVIPCYLILGNPDKLPTTPLQWSILTYLGLVASGLGYFAWNKGATQVSVGTLAVANNLLIPAGIVVNVLFWNRDADILRLSIGGAIILLALMVNDKFNQRFQQAKAA, from the coding sequence ATGCCAATACTGGTTGCCGTCACTATTTTATGGGCGTTTTCGTTTAGCCTGATCGGGGTATATCTCGCGGGACAGGTCGATGCCTGGTTTTCGGTATTGATGCGCGTCGCCCTGGCGACTCTGATCTTTTTACCTTTTCTGAAACTGCGGCAAATCGAACCTAAAACTGCTCTTCAGCTAATGGTGTGTGGGGCTTTTCAGCTTGGCATCATGTATGGCTTTTATTACCAATCCTTTTTATACCTGTCTGTACCCGAAGTTTTACTCTTCACCGTCATGACGCCCATTTACATTACCCTGCTGAATGACTTACTTGATCATCGGCTTAATATTGGCTTTATTATCAGTGCCTTATTAGCCGTTATTGGCGCGATCACAATTCGCTATCAAGGGGTAGATGAAGGCTACCTGAAAGGTTTATTTATCGTGCAAGGCGCTAACGTATGCTTTGCAGCAGGGCAAGTGGTTTACAAACGCATCATTGCAAAAGAACGCACAGACCTGCCACAGCGCACCGTGTTTGGCTGGTTTTTTATCGGCGCGTTAGCGGTTGTGATTCCCTGTTATCTCATCCTTGGCAACCCGGATAAACTACCGACTACCCCCCTTCAATGGTCAATTTTGACCTATTTAGGGCTGGTTGCGTCCGGACTCGGCTATTTCGCCTGGAACAAGGGGGCAACACAGGTCAGCGTCGGAACACTGGCGGTCGCCAACAACCTGCTAATCCCTGCGGGCATTGTGGTTAACGTTTTATTCTGGAACCGTGATGCGGATATTTTGCGTCTATCGATCGGAGGGGCGATTATTCTGTTAGCACTCATGGTGAACGATAAATTCAACCAGCGTTTCCAACAGGCAAAAGCCGCCTGA
- a CDS encoding response regulator transcription factor encodes MNMKESGSTRSDVVLVVDDSPNALSLINDALEGAGLDILVALEGRQALTICKRIRPDIILMDAVMPVMDGFETCRQLKADPDLATIPVVFMTGLTETEDIVRGLDCGGVDYLTKPISPNELLARIRVHLGNARQTSSVHSALDSTGQHLLTVGSDGLLRWATPRAYGLLGRAGVTEALQETCLLPQIRNWLTHKPLEQERMPVRDLEYPLTLKLIGYQSNGEVLMQLIDGNKPSGAELLKLELELTEREAEVLFWLANGKTNREIAEILEISPRTINKHLEQIFPKLGVENRTAAAGIALRLIASHE; translated from the coding sequence ATGAATATGAAAGAGAGCGGATCAACCCGTAGCGACGTGGTACTGGTGGTGGATGACTCCCCCAATGCACTGAGTCTGATTAATGATGCGCTGGAAGGGGCGGGACTGGATATTCTGGTGGCCCTCGAAGGGCGTCAGGCGCTGACCATCTGCAAACGTATCCGCCCCGATATTATCCTGATGGATGCGGTGATGCCGGTGATGGATGGTTTTGAAACCTGCCGCCAGCTGAAAGCCGATCCTGATCTGGCGACCATCCCGGTAGTGTTTATGACCGGCCTCACCGAGACCGAAGATATTGTCCGAGGGCTGGACTGCGGAGGGGTGGATTACCTGACCAAGCCGATCAGCCCCAACGAGTTGCTGGCGCGTATCCGGGTGCATCTGGGTAATGCCCGCCAGACCAGCAGTGTTCACAGCGCGCTGGACAGCACCGGGCAGCACCTGCTGACGGTGGGCAGTGATGGCCTGCTGCGCTGGGCGACTCCAAGAGCCTATGGCTTGCTGGGGCGGGCAGGGGTGACCGAAGCGTTGCAGGAGACCTGCTTGCTGCCGCAGATTCGCAACTGGCTGACTCACAAACCGTTAGAGCAGGAACGGATGCCAGTCAGGGATCTGGAATACCCGTTAACCCTGAAACTGATCGGCTATCAGAGTAATGGTGAAGTGCTGATGCAGCTGATCGATGGCAATAAACCCTCCGGTGCCGAACTGCTGAAGCTGGAACTGGAGCTGACCGAACGGGAAGCCGAGGTATTGTTCTGGCTCGCCAACGGCAAGACCAACCGGGAGATCGCCGAGATTCTTGAAATCAGTCCCCGCACCATCAACAAACACCTGGAACAGATCTTCCCCAAACTCGGCGTCGAAAATCGCACCGCAGCGGCGGGCATCGCCTTGCGGCTGATTGCTAGTCATGAATAA